DNA from Canis lupus baileyi chromosome 6, mCanLup2.hap1, whole genome shotgun sequence:
TGGCTAAGTGAGAATAAAGTTCACAAGAAGGTTGACAAGTAAAGGCAAGTTAGCTTCCTCAGTAGAGAGGATCAGTTTATCAAAGAATGGGTGATCTTAACAGTATTTCTGTAGGCATGGATGCTCTGAAGAGGCTTGCACAGGTGTGCTAAGCAGCCACAGAACTGAGGTAGGACTGAAGAGAACTGAGCAAGGCTGTAGCTCTATTCCCTCTCCTGCCATTGCTGACTTCTCAGCCATTTTGATTTTGGCTACCATTTGTGAGACTACCAGGATTAGTACAATATATAGGACAttcaattacatttaaattttaaatgaacaatgaataatttttaaatataaatatatcccaaatattgcattttatttagcAATGCTGCTTCTAGCCTGTCAATTCTGGTAAATACCATACTCTCCTCACATGCACAGTGTACACTCTCTTGTTCTGGTTGGAACACTGTGTGGAAGGTGggttagatttattttttgtggCTCCAAGAGGAGGAACTAGGCTCAATGGCTGGCAATCACTGGGAGGCAGATTTAAATGATGTAAACTCCCCTGCCTGGAAGTTTAGGAAGCACTGGATTTCCCCAAGAAGGGCACAGCTGTCTTCCCTGCAAGATCACGGTGATTCTTATAGTTAATGGAAGGATGATTACTTAGATTCCATTGTTTTAAATAAGGTGATTTGAGAACTTGGAcagttttttaagtttataactACTAGATAAAGAAAGTAGATGCATTTGGCTACTATTTATGAGAGAAACTAGAGTAAGAAAATGATTTGTCCATGAGCTGAAGAGGCACAGAtgtctaaaataaatgtttgtcttATGAACACTCAGAAGACAacagaacatttctattttaGATTAACATTTACTTGTGGTGCACACATTTGAGACCTCTTTATGTGAAGCATTTTACATAGGTTGCCTCAAAACAGCACTGTGAGGTAGGccccatccccattttatagacgcagaaactgaggttcagagagatttCCACAGCTGGAAAGCCCAGGTCGGTGGGATTTGAACATTCATGTTCTTTCTACCACACCTTGctacattcatttgttttatgacACTTTAGGGATATAGGTCATAAAGACCTGGTGAAAAGATGTATTTAATCTTAGAGTACTTCCAATGCATATTGATGGAACTGTCATCAATTATTTGGCCAACTCAATCATAATCAAGAAGAGAGCTCGAAAAGAGCAGGCACTGAGGGTGCATGAATGCACTGAGGAATGAGGATATCTGAAAGGATGAAAGAGTAAGCAGGTGGGTGAGGCCTGAAAGATATATTAAGAAAGAGTTctctgaaagaaggaaggagtgcATGGCTTCATTCTAGTTAAAACTCAGCAgtatctgaaaatgaaaatgaaattaaagatcaATTATATCCATCATGGTTTCTCTAAACATCTCTTTTAGAAACTTCTAACAGATTTCAGCTTTCATCTAGTTTTTCACTACTATGTCAAATCAGGCTTTATAAGAGCCCAAAGAGGAGATACTCTGAACTTAAAGGGATAATGTTGTTAGGAAATCTTGCCAGACCACTCTAGCCAAGGCAACTTTTCCTCTGAGTTATGAGGGCACTTTGTGTTATAAATGTATGTGCCTTATTTGCTATTTAGATATCCTTCCCTATCTATTGGTCTGCTTATGTCTTCTGTGATTTAAACTCCTGTTTTAGAGACCATGTTCTACATGACCTTGTTTTCTCCACAGCATTTCCTACCAACCCCCTCACACAGTTGGCATTTGCTGTTTGAGGACTGATAAAGAGGAGGCTATCATGTGAGAAGTAGCAGGAAAGGGGTAACTAAAGAGGGCAAGCCAGGTAAATAGAGCATCCAGAATAAATAGGATGAGGCAACATTTAAGACTTCAAGTTTCTAACCTCACTTGATTGACACAGATTTAcattatctatctattatctatctatctatctatctatctatctatctatctatctatctatcatctacctacctacctacctacctacctacctacctacctacctatcatctCTCTAGGATTCCTAGCTCAAGGACTTCCCACTTTCCTCTAAGCCAGTACCTGTCTTCTTCCCAGAGGGGTGACCTCACCTTCACCTTTGCAACCATTCTTCCTACTGGGATGCCACATACCTCCTCTTTCTCCAGGGCTGAGGGAAAGCCAGAGCCTAGATCAGGTACCAGATGTTTCAGGAgtgcagaaaatagaaaaggggCCTGGGTGACATTATTCTGAAGACAGCAGAAGTGCCATGTCCATCTATAGCTGACCCATAAAATGACAGTTTTGTCTAAAAGCCGTTTTCCAGACCACACCCTCATCAGAAGCTCATTGTTTCACGCTCACTAACTGTGCCTCTGATTGGCTGGCAtggtcccccccctcccccaccagtcCCAGTGGCCTGTTACTCCTACATGGACTGGCTGGTTCACGTTCTCCATCCAGACATGTGGGGCAAGGGTCAGGGAGACTGATGGCCCCAAAGTAGTTTTTATAACTCTTTCTCTGACCTAGTAGAGGGGGGTTGAAATTAGGCAATAGTTAGTGGGTGATTATAATAAAGCCATGTATCTCCTGAATAAGCAAACACCCAATTTTGGTTAGTAATAATTATGGCTTTTATCAGGACCGTGAAATTTATCAGTTAAATATTTAGTACTTTAGGGATTTTTGTGaggtaaatttttgtttaaagaattacatatccttctttttttattcaagtgCACATTTCTAAtcaaatttaccccaaagataaccTGCAATCCAACATGGCACTGACCATAATGTTTTTTAGGAGGgttgcagatttttttctaacAGCTTCAATCCTGTTTTGATTTTCTAGCTCTTCTTATATATGTCACAACTACAATTAACATTTAGTGACACATATGtaaaacttgaatttaaaaaagttGAACTTTAAAAGTAAGTAATCATTCTCAAGATGAGTCCAGCCCTATCATTAAATTTACTGTGTTTCAAAATATTGTAAAACACAGTTGTCTTAGGGAGAAAAGagattaatttaattatattttcttgagaaaattTTGTGATGTTAGTTGTGGAAACCAGTCTTAATATAATTAGAATCATACCTCATGTAATTAAACAGACTCCTTAGGGAGAAAGCCCATCTTAATACCAGtgctttctatttttgtttcatcaTATAAACAAGCTCCAGTAGAAACTGTTTTCCTTCATGGAGAGGAACCTGGGATTTGAGGTCAATCCTTGTTAAGATTCAACCTTTCACCATCATttgaacaacttaaaaaaaaagacaacctgtTTACTATGGAGAAATGACAGCACTGATGTACTTTGGAtcaatatttctttgaaatgaatGCCAAACCACAAAAAAGATAGGCtaaagaatttatctttttttttttttttaaagaatttatctcTTCTTGAGCACTCTCCACCCTGCTTCTGGCCCCACATCACAAGCAGCATGTTTTCTGCTTTAGCCTATGAAAATCTTAAGAGTTCCAATAGCTACGACCCCCAGAAAGTGTGCAAATAGGTTAACACAGTTTATACCCTTTTTGCAGATATACTTTGGTATAAGAAAGTACTAATCCTGAAACTTCCTAATTTTACACCCATCATCGACCAAGTCCTGagttaaaacattatttctattAGTCTTTATAACAATCCTATTACGTAAATACTTTCACATTTccattttactcttaaaaatactAAAGCCCAGAGACAAAGATTAATAAGATCTCACAGTTAATATGTACCAGAGTTGAACTGAAACCCAGGCCTGTTAGACCTCGCATTGAGGACTTACCTAATAAAGCTTTCAGGGCTGGTTAGAAATTTTGATATAGAAATCAACTCAATTAGACCGATCAAGTGATCTGTACCATTGTGAAATGTACTTTTATGGACTTCAGTACCCATATTGGTAGTAAGGACTTCTGGCATATAAATTCTAAGTTTTTGAGAGTAGTTGTGAAACTGGTCGTGGACTATGTGTTTCAAGtggtaagaatttttttattggaaactTATTAGAGtcctttgatttttaagattcAGTAATGGAGTGGATGAATGTTTTGGGGCATAAAGAAAGCATGAGCTGGTAGTCTGTCAATGGAACTTCTGAGAACCAAAGGGAAATGTGATTGCATCTAACTGCTATAAATAGTTTGACTGACAAGTGGGGCTTAGGAGAACTCATAGGAAAGagcaggtttttattttattttattattttttaagattttatttatttattcatgagagacacagagagagaggcagagacacagacagggggagaaacaggctctcagcaagaagctgatgtgggacttgagcccaggaccctgggaatcacactctgcgctgaaggcagatgctcaaccactgagccacccaggtgtcccaggaaagaGCAGGttttaatgaaaaggaaatatcagttcaacatatacattttaataagcCTTTTGTGTCTATGCCATATTTCTTAAGAGATGGGGCCTGCAAGTGCTAGAGGCGTGCTGGTGGAGCATACTGTCAAAGACGTGTTGCCTGCTTTGGAGAACAACACGTAGCTGATACAGAAGATCACTGAGACATTCACACAGCAGCTTCAGGCAAAGGGAAGAGGACTAAATGAATTCCAGGAAGAGTACAACATTTGTCTCATGGGGGAAGATGAGAAGCCAGCAGCCAAGGAGAACTCAGAAGGGGCTGGGTCTAAGTCCAGCTCAGCTGGAGTGTTGGTCTCTTAAGGACCACGgcctttgcattttcttctacCCCAACTCCCACTTcttctaatttctctttattgttattattattattttctctgctattgtaatattttttgttaattaaatGTTTTGGTCAGAAAAAAAGGTTTAACCGTAggaaacacatacacatgtgtgttCACATAGGCCAAACTAATTTAACAGCATGGTTATACAAAGAAAGCAGTGATAATTGGGCTCTTCAGGACCTCTTCACTTTTTCCTATGTCAAATTCTCTAATCCTTCCTCCTCAAAGATGGACTAAAGAGAAAGGATAACTGATAAAGTATAAGGTTTTCACTGCTAACTGCCAGATTTTGATCacatacagtattttaaaagttcttttgtCATTGCTTCTTCAAACTTAGAAATAACTTGCTTTGGTGATTCCTCTGACTACAGTTCTACTCAGGACTGGCTCTTGTAGAATTTTTAGAAGGAAACCCACTACTCTAAACAGGAGCTCAAATTGAATAGACTGTTGATTATTTCTAGCACAGAATAATCTATGTTGTCTCTCTTCATAAGAGGGATAAAAGTCGTAATGTTTATAGAAGGCTGACTTATGTCCAGGGCACTCTACTAGACACTTTAATCTGCCCAAAGTCATAGATTACAAatcacagagctgggattcaaatttAGGACTCCAGAACCTTTTCTGCCACATTATATCAATTATGGAATGTAATTCAAAAACTCAGAGATCCTCTGTTACTCTGTGGCTATTAAAGAACTGCTAGCCATTCCATTATCCACTTCTCACTCTCTTTAGCTCTATTTCCTTTTACTTCCAGGGACTTCATCATCCTTCACTGTACAACAGATTATTTAACCTTTTAACCATCTCTGGTAGACTAGAACAGAAGGAGCAAGTATGACTTATTATGGGCAAATAGTAGAAAAGAATGTTACTCATATCCATAAATAAGTTCCTTAAGTCATATATAAAGAAACACTGTTATTaaaagtttgctttatttttctgttaaatcAAGTATTAGCCCCCAGTttacagtttgatttttttatgcCTTCCAAACAGTAGCACAGTTAATATCACCTTATCAACAGCCAAATTATAAATCAAATTAGTCCCAGTGGTTTATGTTCACATCTAGATTGTTCAGGTGGTCAGGAACTCTTATTTGTTTGCTTTAGTTTTTAATTCTTGGTTATATCtataaaggaaacagaaagaaaaataattatgaatcaCAATAGATAAATGTATAATAGGAAAAGAATGGGAAGTATATTCCATGTCTTCTTTCTCACTAGTCAAGAGGCTATATATTGGGAACTACAATCTTCTCAGGGGCATGTGTGAAACAGGCAGAATAGAAAGTGACTTAAGAATTTTATTTGCATCTAGCCTCTAAATGCCAAAAAGTTTGACAACAGTTTCCTATACAAAACtattattttggtaaatattttcattcttgaaTTATGTAAGAAGAGTGAAACAAATATGTGAACATATAGATAAAATTTACTAAAGTGTGGTCAtctagaactttttattttatacttacaaaACATCTGtcctaagaataaaataaattgggaatGGGATCCTGTCtaatcactaaaaataaatgtattttttgtgaTGCAGGCAGGCTACTGGGTTGTTAGCAGTTTGTAAAAGCTGGGTTAGCAGGACAGTAAAGCTAAGTCCTATTTCCATTCTCATtaatctaaagaaaaattaaccacAAAGCCATAGTCTTTTGCTTCTACAACACCCTGAGcttcatttattattctttccaGATTTACAAGAGTAGAGAATATAAGCACAAAAAGTAACTTATTCCATGAAGTTTACCATACCTCccagatttctcaaaaagttcTGATTTTAAATACTCAACAGTGTTCTTCTAAATGCTCCAGAGtccaacatttatatttttaattaaatctccCAATCTGCTATTGTGACTGAGAGGTGCCAAAAATCTTTTTGTCAAACTGCATCTGAGTTTTTGCTTTAGAAATAGTTCTGAACGTTGCACTTAGCATTTTCTTAGCTCTACTACTGAGTTAACATAAGGTTAGAATGAAATGGTGGCTGAGAAAAATACTCGTGAATAAAATCACTGTGCAAATCAAAGTTTATAGGAATATAAGTAAGCTCTAAAACTGTTAGATGATTATGAAAGAATGGAATTATAAACCCAGGGAtagtaaagataaataaaatcaagatataATATACTCTGCAGAATAGGATGCCTTCTGAAAGGAAGGTAAATTATAACtgagtattttctatttctttattgagatcatttaatttttttttagccaaaGAACATTGTCTTGTAATTTAGAAAGGCAGTTCAAACAAACCTAGAGCCTTCATCTAAGATGAGTTCACTCCAGAATGCTAGCCAATCACTGACAAATAATGTTAACTACTGAGTATATTGGCAAATTTTGGAAACATTGTGGGTTCATTCCCAGGCCACCACAATAAAAGCaagtatcacaataaagcaagcaaatgaatattttggttttctggtgcatataaaagttatgtttacactatactatagtctattaagtgtgcaacagCATTATGTCTAGGAAAGaagtacataccttaatttaagaATACTGCTAAAAATTGCTAACCACCATCTATGTTTTCAGTGAGtcgtaatctttttgctggtggagggtcttgcctcaatGTTGATGACTGTTGACTGACCAGGGTGGTGGTTGTGAAGACTGGGGTGGCAgtgacagtttcttaaaacagGACAACAACGAAGTTGTCATGTCAATTAACTCTTTCTTTTACacatgatttctctgtagcacaCGATGCCACTTGATAGCATCTTACCACAgaagaatttctttcaaaattggaatcGATCCTTTCAAACTCttctgctgctttatcaactaagtttatgcaatattctgaattctttgttgCCATTTCAGCAGTCTTCACAGAATCTTCACCTGGAGAAGATTCTATCTCTAGAAACACTTTcttttgctcatccataagaattAACTCCTCATCCATTCAAGTTTGTTCCTGAGATTGTGGCAAGTCAGTTTtatcttcaggctccacttctcatacttagttctcttgctatttctaccacatctgcagttattTCCCTCAGTGATGTCTTGAACCCCTCATGTCATCTATGAGGGTTGGAATCAATtccttccaaactcctgttcacAGTGATATTTTGACCttttcccatgaatcacaaatgttcctAGTGGCATCTAAAATAgggaatcctttccagaaggttttcaatttactttgaccagatccatcagaggaattaCAATCTATGGccttacaaaatatatttcttaaataagaagacATGAAAATTGAAATGACTCCTTGAttcatgggctgcagaatggctGTTGTCTTAGCAGGATGAAAACAACACTAATCTTGCCATACATcttcatcagagctcttgggtgacaaGGCACATTGTCAACGagcagaaatattttgaaaggaaccGTTTTTCCCTGAGCACTGGGTCTCAACAATgggtttaaaatattcaataaaccatgttgtaaacagatgtgttgTCAATTTATagggcacaggcagaggagatttactattatttattcttaGGTCTTTAGGATTCtcagaatggtaaatgagcacTGGCTTTAACTTCAAGTCATCAGCTGCATCAGCCCCTAGCAAGAGAATCAGACTGTCCTTCAAAGCCTTAAAGCCAGGTATTGACTTCTAACTATGAAAGTCCtggatggcatcttcttccaatataaAGTTGTTTCACCTACACTGAAGATTTGTTGTTTGCTGTAGCTACCTTCATTACTTAATCTGGTAAATCTTCTGGAAaatttgctgcagcttctacatcagcacttgctgttTCACTTTGTACTTGTGTGTTATGGAGATGGCTTTTCCTTGAAACACATGAACCAATCTCTATTGGCTTCAGATTTTTCTTCTGCAGCCTCTTCATCTCTCTGAgtttcacagaattgaagagagtgaGGATATTACTTTGGATTGGGCTtaggcttaagggaatgttgtggctgttTGATCTTCCATCCAGATCACTAACACTTTCTCCAGATCAGTGATAGGCCATTCACTTTCTTATCAATCATATATTCACTAGAGTagcattttaatttccttccagaatgttcctttgcattcacaacttaaATGTTCAGCACGAGAGGCCACCTTTTGGCCTGTCTTGTTggctttcaacatgccttcctcactaaacttatttctagcttttgttttaaagtgagagatgtacAACTCTTTCCTTTCAATTGAACACTTAGAGGCATACTGCAGGCTTATTAATTGGCTTATTTTTAGTACTACTGCATCTCAGGGAATAGAGAGatctgaggagggagagagatggggaatgGCTGGTCGGTGGCgcagtcagaacacacacatttatcagTTCAGCTCACTCACTGTCTTATGGGGGCATGGTTTGTGGTGCCCACCCCAAACAATGACAGTGGTAACATCAAAGATCAGTGATCACAGATCATCTATAACAAATATTATaatgaatactactcagccatcagaaaggatgaatacccaccatttgcttcgacgtggatggaactggagggtattatgctgagtgaaataagtcaatcagaggacaatcatcatatggcttcactcatacgcagaatataagaaatagtgaaagggattataaggaaaaggagggaaactgagtgggaaaaattagagagggagacaaaccatgagagactcctaactctgggaaacaaagggttgtggaaggggaggtgggtgggggttggggtgcactgatgagggcacttgatgggatgagtactgggtgttactatacgttggcaaatcgaacttaaataaaaacaaatgtaaaaaaattttttttaaatgataatttttgaaatattgtgagaattaccaaaatgtgacacacaaCAGACATAAAGGGAGCAAATGCTATTGGGGAAATGGTGTCGATACTTGCTAggtgcagggttgccacaaaccctCAATTTGTGAAAATGTGCAATATCTATGAAGAACAATGGAgcgaaatgaaataaaatgagggatgccctgtaaacagttttaaaaacttCCAAATGTTCCTGGAACACTTTCTGACAAGACCAGCAGCTCACTCTAAAGATCATTTCCAATACCACATAACCATACACATTTAGGtcccattttattatatataatgataaaagattCATGGAGGAAATTACTTAATATTTCATAAGTTGTGTATGTTGTCTTAGAAGATTCTATGAAAGGGCTACATATCTAGATATAATACACAGACAGATTTAAAACCTAGATAGCAAACATATTGTTTAACACTCTTAACTTAAACCCCTtgacttttctgtaaatttcTGCTTTAGGCATATCCCATCTTATCATTATacatgaatctaaaaaaaaaaaaaaaggcattgccATCTGGGTGGCTTCTGaggcagatttttctttttaacaccttTGATAGGCTTACCTCCAAATACGGAAGAGCTGAGAAGCTCCTGCTGCACCCACAAAGAAATTAACAGCAAACAGACTCCAGTTTTTGGGAATAATTACAAGTGAGTATCTTGACCAAATAAACCCtgttgaaacaaaatatttttttaatttttaaaagtttttgtttttatttattttaaaagattttacttatttattcatgagagacagagacaggcagagacacaggaagagggagaagcaggctccccacaaggagcctgatgtgggtgggactcgatcccagaccctgggatcacgccctgagccgaaggcaggtgctcaactgctgagtcacccaggtgccacagaaacaaaatattttttaaaaagcatgggtACTGCCGCAATATCTTTTGAACATTCAATATTAGAGTAAGATAATTATGCATAAGACCATGATAACATAATGtaggataaaggaaaaagaaatgctgtACTTTGAGTCTTTCATAAAGTTGTTATGATTCAGTGttacacaaaatatttaattcttacatCAACAGGTAATCTTTACAGAGCAAATGTTTATTAACTTTTTCCTACTTATAAAATAGGTTCAtggcaaaaacttaaaaaacaaaaatccatgcAGGTACTTATTCATAGTAATTCTCTTCTGCCTTCTCCATGTATAATAATTTCCCAGAGTAAACATTGTTAATTtcttggtatgtgtgtgtgtatgtttgagtGTGTATATGTGCTTAAAACTTTAagctattaaataaattgatgtaaaacaaaataaatatatcacacGTCCTACAtggaatacagaaaatatttaacttaCCTGTGGCCATCAAAACAGCAGATTGAGCTGTGCTGAGTTTCTCTGCAGGTCTGGCCATGTCAGCCAATCCGGCACACACCAACCCCTAGAAATACATGTCAatatacagaaagagaagaggtaCCATGAGAGTGCAGTAATaattcttaatttaattaattaattaattaaaagattttatttatacatgatagacacagagaggcagagacacaagcagagagagaaggaggctccatgcagggagcccgatgtgggactcgatcctgggcccacaggatcactccctgggccaaaggtaggcacttaaccactgagccacccaggcgtccctaattctTAATTTTACATAAAACATAAAGATTTGAGATTTCCATATGACAGTTGCTGTAATTTTAGTATCCGTGCATTAAGCAAATGTATACATATcatcatgaaaaattataaagaattcaGGAATgctttttgaatttgtgttttattaaCCACATCAAATAGCTTCATATACTTGAAAATCAGTAGTGTATATGTATTCTAACAAATAGTACTTCTTTCActtatgaaattatatattctttatatatgctGGAAACCACTGGTGTGGTGGATGCCTAAAAGCTCCTTAAGGTAATCTGTATAGATTCCTCCTTTCATGTTTTTGTCAacgttcttttttaaaagtagaagtatcagggacacttgggtggctcagtcggtaaagtgACTCTTagttttcactcaggtcatgatctcatggtagcaggatcaagccccatgtcaggctacaTGCTCAGAGTGGactctgcttgaatttctctttccttcttctgccacccaccccctcaAGTTCTCCAGTGCGCTCTTTCTCTGAAAgaggtaaataaatctttggaaacAAAAGTGGAAGTTTCAGAAAAACTGTTATAATTTTAGTTTTGGggtcacatttttctttaatgtcaAAGTACACAAGGttatttcttcttctgctggttttttttttttttatttatttatttttttttataaagattttacttaggaacgcctgggtggttcagtggttaagtgtctgcctttggcttggggcgtgaccctggagtcccgggatccagtcccacattgagctctctgcatggagcctgcttctctctctac
Protein-coding regions in this window:
- the MPC2 gene encoding mitochondrial pyruvate carrier 2; this translates as MSAAGARGLRATYHRVLDKVELLLPEKLRPLYNHPAGPKTVFFWAPIMKWGLVCAGLADMARPAEKLSTAQSAVLMATGFIWSRYSLVIIPKNWSLFAVNFFVGAAGASQLFRIWRYNQELKTKANK